In Schistocerca serialis cubense isolate TAMUIC-IGC-003099 chromosome 3, iqSchSeri2.2, whole genome shotgun sequence, the following proteins share a genomic window:
- the LOC126470556 gene encoding mucin-5AC-like translates to MEPKVKRLKPHMASQFPAGPPMQANAMNAAQMSSFVAGQPITIHTASQGMYPYAHWANAATGSPLVQWANAATGTPVIQRARAASGPTVRHRPDAATAAGPPLIRRNTTVQSRVCQSVTNRSGTSNCLPPLSQTSSAAGLPLIKCTAAGSPVVQQATNCLAQKDTSAVPANRSALHVTLSTFGSSVQVATMSSDGSALTAASVSSDGSLMRATSIVSDGSSLHATAIISNGLSLHATAVSTDKSSLHATAISSDRSSLHTTAVRCEGSSLHATAIKAAGSTLSAAAVTSDGTFPSTAVVTSSELASCPKPINSGRRSPEAEVGDCEGPSSNSVSINPQGSPQQDSFTNCSKSSLHPGVTSSSTNN, encoded by the coding sequence GCCGCCTATGCAAGCCAATGCAATGAATGCTGCCCAGATGTCGTCATTTGTTGCTGGTCAACCAATCACTATCCACACAGCTTCACAAGGCATGTATCCATATGCGCATTGGGCCAATGCTGCCACAGGTTCACCTCTTGTGCAGTGGGCAAATGCTGCTACTGGCACCCCTGTGATTCAGCGTGCTCGTGCTGCTTCTGGGCCAACAGTCAGACATCGACCGGATGCTGCGACGGCTGCTGGTCCACCTCTAATACGCCGAAACACCACTGTACAATCCAGAGTATGCCAGAGTGTTACGAACAGGTCTGGCACATCCAACTGCTTGCCGCCACTGTCTCAGACTTCTAGTGCAGCTGGACTGCCTCTCATAAAGTGCACTGCTGCAGGATCACCTGTTGTGCAGCAAGCAACCAACTGCCTAGCTCAAAAAGATACCTCTGCAGTCCCTGCCAACAGGTCAGCACTACATGTCACACTCTCTACTTTTGGCTCATCTGTTCAGGTCGCCACTATGTCATCTGACGGTTCTGCGCTGACTGCTGCTTCAGTTTCTTCTGACGGTTCTCTGATGCGCGCCACTTCAATTGTGTCTGATGGGTCATCACTGCATGCCACAGCCATTATATCAAATGGATTGTCATTGCATGCCACAGCTGTCAGTACTGACAAGTCGTCTTTACATGCAACAGCGATCAGTTCTGATCGGTCCTCTTTGCACACTACAGCTGTTAGGTGTGAAGGATCATCTCTGCATGCCACAGCTATCAAGGCTGCAGGTTCAACTCTTTCCGCTGCAGCAGTTACCTCTGATGGTACATTTCCAAGCACTGCTGTCGTTACCTCCAGTGAGTTAGCCAGTTGTCCAAAGCCAATAAATTCAGGCAGGAGGTCTCCAGAAGCAGAAGTTGGAGACTGTGAAGGGCCATCCTCAAATTCTGTCTCCATTAATCCTCAGGGCTCACCTCAGCAGGACTCTTTCACTAACTGCAGCAAATCATCTCTGCATCCTGGAGTCACCAGTTCCAGTACTAACAACTAA